The region CACCTTCTTTTCATCTACGAGTGTTTCGCGATGCTAATCGCATGCGTCCAATCGGATGTCACCTTTGCCAACGTCGCCGAAAATCGCAAACGGATTGCCGAGCACATTCATGCTGCGGGCAAAATGCAAGCGAAATTGGTTGTCATGCCCGAGTGCATGTTGTGCGGCTATGCGTATCAGAGCCGGCAAGATGCGTGGCAGCATGCCGTGTCGATTGACGACGAGGTGTTTATCGACATCGCCAACTTGGCGGCGACCTATGATTTGCATCTGACGTTTGGATTTTTGGAAAAAAGCGGCGATCAATTGTTCAACGCGGCCGCCTTGGTCGGCCCGAGCGGGGTGGTCGGACGCTATCGCAAAGTCCATTTGCCTGCCTTGGGAGTCGATCGCTATGTCGACCGCGGCGACATTCCTTATCAACCGCTACAGGCCGGAGACGCACGCGTGGGCATGGCGATTTGCTATGACAGCTCGTTTCCCGAACCGATGCGGGTGCTCGCGTTGGGCGGAGCGGACATCATTGCGTTGGGGACGAATTGGCCGGTAACGGCGTACCGAACCGCCGAAATTGTTCCTCCGGCACGTAGCATGGAGAATCATTTGTTCTTCGTCGCCGCCAACCGGGTCGGCAGCGAAGGAGGCTTTAAATTTTGCGGATTGAGTTCGATTTGCGGCCCCGACGGAGTCATTTTGGCCCAGAGCGAAACGGATCAGCCCGAGATCTTGTATGCCGACGTCAATTTGGCCGAGGCTCGCAACAAGCGGATCGAGCGAACGCCGGGAGCCCATGTGATCGACCGTTTCGAAGATCGCTGTCCCGATTTCTATCAGGCAGTCACCGCGGAAAAGCCCACGTCGGTGACCGGCAAATCCGGCAATCACGGGCCAGACGGACCCCCTGCCCAGTCGGGTTAGACAGGTTGTAGCGATGTTCGAGCCGGTGGGGGGGCGGGTCGTGCTAATTTCGGGGCAACGAATCGAGATTTGCCAATCGATCCGCCGAAGTGGAGTGGTAGCCAACCGAGGTGTCAGTCGTGTTCGCAATGAATACCGACGCATCTCGACGCGTGTGGGACGTGCACAGGGCCAGAATAGCCCCGCGTCGCGATTTTCTCACGCGAGCCTCACCTCCCCACCCTGTAGCCGATGGATTGGCAGATGACTAAAAAATCGCACAACCGCACCGAAACCATTTCCCGAAACGCATCTGCATCGCGATCGACCCGTTGGCGCCGTGTTCTGCTTGGGGTGCTGATTGCTACGACCGGAGGCGGTAACCTCGCTCCTGTTTTCGCAGGCAACCCTGGCTCGCCGTTTTTTACTGCCAGCCGGATTCACGGAACGGTCCAAAAGACGACGTTTGCCGACGAAACCGAAAACCGAGGCCCCTATTCGAGCCAACCCGAATCGGTCCAGGCGTTTGCTGCATCCGCGGCCATGGGTGGCAACTCGGTAGTGGATTCGCGGCCAGTCGTCTATCTGTCGCTTGCCGAAGCGCGAGCTCGAGTGATCGATTCCAATCCCGAACTGGATAGCTTGTCCAATGCGCTAGCCGCAGTCGCAGAGGATGTGACGATTGCGGACGCCTTTTTCGACGGGGTCGTCGGCGTCGATATCGAAGGTGGAAAACTGGACCGGCAACTCAGTAACTCGGTTGCGACCTTTGGTCTTCCCACTCGCGATTTGCAAACCGACTATCTTCGTTCGCTTACCGGAAACATGTTGTCCTATAGCAAGCGAACTCGCACCGGGGGTGAGTTCTTGTTGGGGTACGACAGCGGTTACAACTTCTTGTCGCCCGTCGGGTCGGACGTCTTGGTCAACCCAGCCTGGGACGCGGACTTGAATTTCCGCTTCAGCCAACAACTGGCTCAGGGGCGTCGACGTGTCATCAACGAATCCCCGATCCAATTGGCTCGCTACGCCTACATGTCACTCAGTGCGGAACTGCGTGCTGAAATCAACACGGCGTTCCGCGATGTCGAGGTCGCTTATTGGCAGTACGCGGGGTTGTACGCCGAGTATCAAGTCGCACAGGAATCGACCGCGCGGTTCAAAGACCTGGTCGAAAGCGAACGAGCACGGCTGGAACAACGCGAATCCACGATTGTCGATGTGGCTCAGGCAGACGAACTGTATCAAACCGCTCGCTTGACCGAGATCGAACTGCGACGGAGTGCTGATTTGGCCGCAGTCGAACTGTTGCGTCTGATGGGCGATTACCGCGGTCGTACGATCCGATTGGTGCCCACCGACCAGCCGCAAATGGATCTTTCGTTGCACTTCGATGAAGGCATGGTCCAGTCGGGATTCCGGCCCGAGGTGGAAGCACAGCGGACGCTGGTGCGAGCGGCGAGGTTGCAGATTTTGCAAGCTCGTGACTTGTTGCGACCCGATATTCGCGCCAATTTCGGTTACACCCAAAACGGATTGGAAAACAATCTGGATGACGCCCTCGAAACCGCGTTTGACGGTAATTATCAAGATTGGTTTGTTGGATTCGAGTTCCGGCAATCCGTGGGCCAGCGGGCTGCCTACGCACGAGCTCGTCAAGCATGTCGCCAACTCGCGGCACAACAATCACAGCTCGATGCAATTCGCCGCGATATCTATGCCGAAGTCAATGCGGCCGCCGTCGATATCGAGTTGCTGCATGAATCGCTGCAGATCGCCGAAGCTCGTGTCGCTGCGGCGACCGCTCAGAGCGACGGACGCCGCCAGTTGTACGACACGAACAAGGCGACCATCGACTTGTTGCTTCGCAATGACCAAACGCTGGTCGATGCCCAACGAGCTTCGATCCAAGCGATCTACGCTTACCAACAAGCCCAAGCCGAATGGCGTTTCGCCACCGGCACGATCGACCGATCGGCACTGGGATTGGAAACCACGCTGGACGCATCGCTGCAATCGTTCGAAATGATTCCTTCGACGGCCAGCGAAGCCGAGGACGTGGGGTCGGAGTTGCCATCGCCGCCGCGGCCCGCTGACGTTGAGCCAGCCAAATCAGAGCCAGCCAAACCGAAGCCAGTTCAATCGGCGCCAGCCTCGTCGAAGCCGACCGAGGCGGCCCCTGCAGGTGACGTCGATGCGGTACCGACACAGCAAGCACCGCCTGCACCACCTGCGGCGAAACCCAAGTCGGATGATCAAGCGGCGGTTTCATCCGCGCCGTTTGCACCGGTGGTGTCGCAGCCGTATCGCCCAAGTTGGATCGCCGATCCAGCGGGGACCGGCCCCATCGAAAGCTACCCGCAAGTGGTCGTCGGCAAGCCTCCGGTAAAAATCAGCTCGGACGAGTCGCCGTCGGCTCCGCTGCAGCAAGCGGCTGCGTCGCCGCAGTTGATGTTACCGGAGCAAGTCAACGGATGGGACGAAATGTTTTCCGCGGATCCGATCGGATCGGCCGCCGTGGGACGAGCCACCGATGACCCGGTTGGATTCCCAGAGGTGGTGGTCGCCAAGCGTGACGGTTCACCATCCGATGCCCAGAGCGAAGCCGCGGCACGGCAGGCAGAGATCGAGGCGGAGGCAGCCGAGCTGCTTCCCGAGGTTCATGTCTCGCCGCTCAAGTTCCACCAATAATTCGGCAAAGTTACTTCGGCGGCATCAAGTCGGCAGTGTTGGCAGCGGAGCAGCCGCAGGGGGCGTCGGGATCCACAGGTCTTCGACCTGTTGACCGCCCGCGTCAAAGCGGACCAACAGATAGACGCCGCCAATCAATCCCCATGCGAACGCGAACGCGGTCGCCATGGGGATGAGTGAAATGATTTGCAACACAAACACGCGAGTCATGGCGGGAGCTGCGGCCCCGTCCAACACGACCATCGCGATCTCTGCAGCGGCCCCGGCGACTCCGCCAATCAAAAGCAGCACGATCCAAAGCAGGGCCAGCGAAACGAGCCCGTAGAGGATCACGTGAACAGGGCGGCGGTACAGGTACTCGTACCCGCGACTGAGTGCATCCAGCGCATCGGGATCTCGTTCGTTTGCGATCGCAGCCCAAGCAAACGCGATTGCGACGAGCCCACCAAACGCCAAGATGCCGCAGGGGATCGCCAACAGTGTGATCAATACTGCGAGGGGAAACTGAATGATTCCCCACTCCGGTAACCATGCGGCGATCCAACCGAGTGCCCAAAGCATCCCCGCCAATGCGGCAACGCACAACAGCGGTACGATTCCCGCAATCCAAGCGGCAACGAATCGTGACAGCAGCGATTTGCCCATGGTACCGAATCGAATCATCGGACGCCCCGCGGTCAACAAGCCTCCTTGGCGGACAAATACCAACGAGGCAAACGACCACGCAAACAGTGTCCAGAGCAGCCCGCCGACGGCGCGAAGCCCGTTGCTGCCACGATGCCATCCGCTGGCCCACAATGCTTCGTTCACCCACGCCGACGGCCACGAAGGTTGCAATGACGTTGCGGTGGACTCGCTCGGGGCTGCGACTTCGCCAACAATCACGTGGTACACAGGGGACCAAATCGCAAGCGTCAGCAGTGCCATCAAGATCATCGTGGGCGAACCTGCCATTCGCAGCGTTCGCAACAATCGCAGCCATGGGAAAATGTCGATCCATTCTCTCACTCGCGCAAGCACACCGGTTTCCAGTTCATGCCCGGCGTGCACTTCGTGCTGGTTCGATTCCGTGTCTTGCAAGTGACTCATCGCGTTAGTGATTCAGCGTTTCTTTGGAATAGCACAGACTAGCGAAACGTGGTGCGTTTCCATAGTGTCGGATCAGGAATGGGGGGCAGCGACGTCTCGGCATCGGCAGCGACCACCGCAGCACTAACGAACCATGACTGACCGGCTTGCAGCGGCAATTCCGTCAAATCGCGTCGCAAAACGGCCAGCTCAAAATCGAGGCTTTCTGCCGTATCCTGGACCGCCACGTACCACGTGGGTTGCCATCCCGGTTGCCCGTCGATGCTGTCGCGGGTTTTGCCCGAAGGGGTGACCTGTAATTGATAGGCCGTCATCAGGTCTTGGTCGGTGTCGATGGAAATCCACAGCCGGTCGGAATGGCTCAGGTCGTAGTCACGGTTCTTGTTGGTCGGTTTGGTCGTCGGGTCGTGTCGAAACGCGGATCGCCCGCAGCGAACAAAGAAGTAAACGTAGTCGTCATCGTAGGCGATTTGGATGCGAGAAACGCCCGTGTCGTTCGCCGCGTTGGCCTGATTCGCAGACGCCCAGTTCGCAGTGGGCTGATTCGCCGAGGACAATCTCCAGCACGCATCGTCGTTGATCCCATCCAATTTGGGACGTCCCTCAGCCGGGATGGCAACCACATGGCTATCGCTACTTGCAATGGAGTCGTGGTCATCACGATTGCTGCCTACGGCGATCAGCCGGGTCCAAGGGTTGGGCGATTGGCTGGCCAGCAGACGGCGGTAGTTTCCTGACGCTTGACCCATCAATTCAAGTTGTTCGCTATCGCCGCGTTGACGTGCGGCTTCGCCGGCGATCAAGACCAACGGATGAAATTCCCATGCCAAATCGACCTCGGCTTGAGTTTGCTGTACCCGCTTATTGCCAACTTGAATCGTGGTCGCCTCGGGCACGCGGAGCGGTGAAACGGCCGATGCTTGCATCACCCCACTTTGCGGTGTTTCGATTTGAAACGGCGAGACCGCCGTCGGTTGAGCCGCTGGCGGTGCCGTGTTGGACGCCAGCGTCAAGCTACGCGAAACCGATGCATGCAGCGTTTGCCATTCCGAGCTGTTTTTGATCGCCGCCAATCGTAATGCGGACCATTTTCCGAACGAGTGATCGGCAAAGCGTTCGGCCGATTCGGCCAATACAACCTCTGTATACGGAATCGCGTTAGGGAACTCGTTGGCATCAAGCGCTGCAATCCGGCGATACAGGTTCCAAGTCAAACGAAGCTGATCGCGGGCAGCGGTTTGATTGAGCAGTGTTTTGATGCCACGTTCGAAAAAATCGACCGTGGTACTGGAGTGGATGATTTGTTCGACTCGTTTCGACTCGCTCAAACGCGCTTGCACGACTTGCAATTGACGGCGGTTTGCTTTGGTTAACTTGGCCGCCAAACGCTGGTGTTTTGAAAGTGATAATCCGGTCGTGACCGATTCGCCTCGCGGGGGATTTCCCGATGCATCGTACATCACGCGAAGCGATACCGTTTCCTTTGCCACGGTCGCAGGGGATGCGATTTGCAGAGCGTCGTCCCAGATGTCACCGGCCAACACGCCGGCAAAGGGCAGCATCGCGTTGCGGTGTAGCGTGCTGTCGCCCGCCGCATCAAGACCGTAACGCACGACGCGAGAGCCGCCGTTAGCGATGGCGGTTTGCGAAAACGCCGAAGCGGTTTGTGGATCGAGGGCTTCGTCAATCACGACCACGGCGGGACGGTGAATGGCAAGCCAATTGCGTGCTTCGGTCTCGATCGCTTCGGCCGGGTCGATCGTGTCCACCGATGTTGCCCCCAACGCCATCGCCGCTTGGCGAGTGCGATCGAGCCTCTGCTGAGCGAGAGCGGTGCTGTGACCGACCGTTGCAGGCTGCTGCAACACGATGGCCACACGTTGATGCGACTCGAGGGTTTCCGATCCGACCAAGGGCCACGCCAACGACGAAGGGTCTTTGGCGATGACCAGGATCGATGCATGACGATGCTCGCCGCGGATCGCTTGCCATTGTCCGCTAGCACGGTCCCCACGGACGATCACACCGTGATCGCCGACGGCATAGAGTTCGTTTGCGTTCTTTTCCACGACATCGCGAACAACCATTGCGGATTGGGTCGCTTCGACCCACGCCAAGCGAACGGTCGATTTCGATTCGGCTTGGATGGCGGGAATTCCCTCCAATTCACCGGTGCTGCTCCAACTGCGGCCTGCATCGTGGCTCTCGAATTCGCGTGATTCCGCGATCGCCGACCAATCGCCCGTGGCGATGATCGCGTTGTCTTGGGCTCGTCGCGCGAGTCGGCCGAGTCGTGGTAATTCGTTGTCTGCCCCACGTCGCCAGCTCACGCCGGCATCGTCGGACCACAGCGTGACGCCGCGGCTGAGCGAGGTGATTCGGTCGTATTGGCCGCCGACGGCAACGACGTTCTTGTGGTTGATCCAAATCACATCGGCGAGCGAGCACTCCGCAGGGCTCGGTTGTTGTTGCCAAGATTGGCCTCCATCGTCCGATCGCAGGATGACGCCATGGTCGCCCACGGCGATCGCGGTTTGCCCATCGTTTGAAAACGCGATCGATCGAAGTGCCGCGTCTTCGCGAAGCGCTTCGGTTTGGGTATAGGCGGCGGTCGGTTCGAGCGGAGCTTGGGCCCGCAGCGATCCACAAACGACTGTGGTGATGTACACCATTGCCGCAGCGAGACCGATGCGAAGCGTCAGCTGTGCTTGCCGCGGCGTGTGTCGGGCCGTGGGTTGAAAATTCAGCAGCAATGTCCACCCATTCATGCCAACCATCCTTTTACGAGGTTTGCCATCAAATAGAGGGCTGCCCATCCGAGAAACAAATTTGCGGCAACATAAAAAACCGCAGCTGGCCATCGTTGTTCTCCTGCCAACAGCATCGATTCCGCAGTAAAGGTCGAAAACGTGGTGAACGCCCCCAAAAATCCAACTCGCAGCCCCAACAGCAATCTTGGGGGGAAATGGTCATTAAGGAGGCTGTATTCCGCTAAGGCCCCCATTGCGGCGCATCCGGCAACATTAGCGACCGTGGTCCCTAGCATCGAACTGCCGCCGGGGACGGCCGTCATTGCGAGCGTAATCCCGTAACGGGCGATAGATCCTATCGCTCCGCCGACCGCTACGACTGCTAGATTGAGCCAACTAGTCATCAACACCGACCGATTTAACCATTGCCTAAGTTGGGGCACGAACTTAATTTAGATGCGTAGGTTCGGAGTTTCGGCCGTCCGCGTAAACGCCAGTTTTTTAAGCCCCCTCTTCGAGATTGTCAGGTCTCGTCTGGTCAGGGGGTGCTGTTTGGGACGCGACACAGCAAAAAGCCGCAGCAAATCCGCTTGCAGAGTGAACCCGCAAAGCCGGATTGAGCACTTAATCTACGAACCATTGTTCCCCCAACGACTGACTGAACGTTTCCTTTCCTTTCTTGTGTTGACGTAACTGATGAGTACTGCAAAAGCCGCCCCCACTGAATCCAAAGTCATGACCGGAGCCGATATCCTGGTCAAATCGCTAGTGGATCATGGCGTCGAAGTGCTGTTTGCTTATCCCGGCGGTTGCAGCATGCCGCTGCATCAAGCGTTGACCCGTTTCGGCGATTCAATCCGCACAATTCTGCCGCGTCACGAGCAAGGGGGCGCGTTCGCGGCTCAAGGCTATGCACGCAGTACGGGCAAAGTCGGTGTGGTGATGGCGACCAGTGGCCCAGGGGCAACCAATCTTGTCACCGCCATTGCTGACGCAAAGCTTGATAGCATTCCGATGCTCTGTATCACCGGTCAAGTTCCGACCGGGGCGATTGGGTCCGACGCGTTCCAAGAGACGCCGATGGTCGAAATTTGCCGCGGGATCACCAAGCATCATTACTTGGTCACCGATTTGGCCGATCTGCCACGGATCGTAAAAGAGGCCTTTTATATCGCGACCAGCGGTCGGCCGGGGCCCGTTTTGATCGATATGCCCAAAGACATCCAGCTCGGTACCTCCGAGATCGACATGGATCCCGAAATGGATCTGCCTGGATACGATCCAACGCCAACGCCGGTTCCAAGCGAAACGATCCGTCAAATCGCCGCTGCAATCAAACTGGCTCGCCGTCCGATGATCTACGCCGGTGGCGGTGTGGTGATCGGCAGTGCCAGCGAAGAGCTTCGCGAATTCGTGAAAAAGACCGGCATTCCTGTGACCACAACCGTGATGGGGATTGGCACGATCCCGCCTGAACAAGAGCACTCGATGTCATGGCTGGGGATGCACGGAGCCGCCTACGCCAACTACGCCGTTCGCGATTGTGATTTGCTGATCGCGCTGGGCGTTCGCTTTGATGACCGCGTGACGGGCAAAGTCGAAGCGTTTGCTAAAGACGCCAAGATCATCCACGTCGACATCGACGGATCGGAACTGAACAAAAACAAACAAGCTCATATCCCTGTGCGTGGCGATGTGAAGCAAGTGCTGACCGAATTGAACAAGGTTGTTCAAAAGCCAGAGATCGCAGCGTGGCAGAAACACTGTGATGAATTGAAGGCGAAGTATCCGTTTAAGTACGACGAGAACTTCGATGGCATTCTGCAGCAACACGCCATCAAGACGCTCAGCGATATCACAGCGGAAATGGATACCTACATCACCGTCGGCGTTGGCCAGCACCAGATGTGGGCGGCTCAGTTCTATCAATTCCGTCGCCCTCGGACTTGGCACAGCAGCAGCGGACTCGGCACGATGGGCTTTGGTCTGCCCGCGGCGATGGGCGTCCAAGCGGCTCACCCGAATTCGTTGGTCGTCGACATCGATGGGGACGGCAGCTTCCAAATGAACATCCAAGAACTGGCGACTTGTTTCTGTGAAGAATTGCCAGTGAAGGTGTTGCTGTTGAACAACCAGCACCTTGGGATGGTGGTTCAGTGGGAAGACCGTTTCATGGATCGCAACCGAGCCCATACCTACCTAGGCCCGATTCACCACGAAGAGGCTGCCGGAAACAGCAGTGCGGATCGATTCAGTTACGCCGAAGAACGCTATCCCGACTTCGTCAAAATCGCTCAAGGCTACGGCTGTGGTGCTGCAACGATTCGCAAGAAAGCGGACCTCGAAGGAGCACTTCGTGAGATGATCGAGCACAAAGGACCTTACTTGTTGGACGTTCAAGTGCCGTATCAAGAACACGTGTTGCCGATGATCCCCGGCGGTCAAACCGTCGACGACATGATCCTCGAATAAGCCGCAATGCAATCACGATAAATCAACCAATCGCCGACGCTAAAACGTTGGCGATTTTTTTTTGCCTGACAAACTCGCCGTTTGTCTAATTCGCCCACCTAAAGCGTCACGCCGCAAAACTCAGGCAAACACTGTGATCCCTTTTCGCTGGATGTACGCGTGCCACAACATGTACGCGGCGATCGTGCGGTTGGGGGACCACTGTTGGACCCTCGCTTCGAGTTGCGTCACGTCGGCAGAGGGTGGCAGTGTGCGTTTGTTGTCGGATGCGGTTTGCAACGCGAATTCGTGCAGCATGCTGTTGACCAACGCCACGTCGCCAAGCGGGAACAGATCGGTGCGGTTCAGTGCCAACATCAAGTACACCGACGCACTCCAGTGGCCGATGCCGATGACGGCCGTCAATGCCGCGCGAACTTCGTCGTCGGGCATCATCGGCAACGCATCCAACACCAACGTTTTGCTTTGCACCGCACTGGCCAACTCACGCAAGTAGCGTGCTTTTTGACGACTGACGCCGCATCCACGCAACACATCATCCTCGGCCTTTTGGATTGCTTTTGGTGTGACGCTGCCTAGTTGCGCGGTCAAACGCGTGAACGTGGTCTGTGCCGACGCCAAACTGACTTGTTGTTCCAAGATGATGCGGGCGAGCGTCTCAAAGCCGGGGTCGCGTCGCCACATCGGCGGGTAACCATGGCGATCGATGATCTGACCAAACACCGGTTCGATCGCCGCGAGGTCACGACAGTACCGTTTCAGCGTTCGTGACGTGAAGATACGGGGTTTAGTGCGATTCATTTCCGGCGAACTCGATCGTCTAGGTTTTTCGGATAGTGGTCATGGCAAGTCAACGAACTGTCCCCTGCCGCACGCCTTGCATGAATCCGCTGACGCAAAACGGGGGGCAGGGCGAAAATTCTTAGCTGGATTTTCGTCGTTCCAAGGATTCCCTTGTAGCCCAATATGCGGTTCTTTGCATTCGAGCTGCCTCCGGTGGCTCTCGCAGGCATCGCTGGAGAGTGCCGTTTGGCGCGTCATATGCTCGATAGAAAACCGAGCGAATTGTCTCTCAAACAACGCATGCTCATCCACGTGCTCCTGTGCGTCGATGGGCGATCCACTTAAATTCTCGATCACAAGAACTACGAGACGCTTCCATGAGCCCCTTTGAACAACAATTGCACGTCATCCGCACACGCCCTGGTTTCATTGCAGCACTGGACCAAAGCGGCGGCAGCACACCCAAGGCACTCGGGCAATACGGGATCGATGAGTCCGCGTGGAGCAACGATGAAGAAATGTTTGCGATCGTGCATCAGATGCGAACTCGGATTTTGACGAGTGATAGTCTAACGAAGGATCGCATCATCGGAGCGATCTTGTTTGAAGACACCCTGCGGCGACAAGTCGAGGGACGTCCCACAGGCGACTATCTCTGGAATGTCAAACAAATTGTGCCGTTTCTGAAGGTCGACGAAGGGCTTGCCGAACAGAGCGACGGCGTTCAGCTGATGAAGCCGATGCCGAAGCTCGATGCCAAACTCGAGCTTGCTAAACAGCAACCGGTGTTTGGCACCAAAATGCGATCGGTGATTCATACCGCCAACGAATCCGGAGTGGATGCGATCGTAGAGCAACAATTCGAGTACGGCAAGAAAATTGCGGCGGCAGGATTCGTGCCCATCATTGAACCGGAAGTCGACATTCACAGCGAAGAAAAAGCAGCGGCGGAAGATCTTCTCAGCGCCGCGTTGATCAATCAGCTCGACCGGCTCGATGGCAAGACGTTGGTGATGTTGAAACTAACGCTTCCCGAGAAAGACAACCTGTATCTAAACTGCGTCGAGCATCCTGCTGTCGTCAAAGTCGTCGCACTCTCAGGAGGTTACAGTCGTGAGGAAGCGGATAAACGGTTGAGAAAGCAGGCTCACGTGGTGGCCAGTTTCTCTCGAGCCCTGCTGCAAGATTTGCGAGCCGACCAAACGCAGCACGAATTTGACGAGGCACTCGCTCGTGCCGTGCAAAGCATCTTTGATGCATCGATGACACCTCATGCGTTGTAACGGACCGCTTTGAGTAATGCGGCACTGAGGGCGCTGAAGCAGGCGGGAGCCGGGGGGGGCACGCAACGTGCGCGGTCGGCCCTCACCCGGATGCGGCCCTTGTGAGGGGCCTGTCCGACCTCTCCCAAAATGAATTTTGGGAGAGGTAACTGATGCTTGTCGCTACAAGTTTTAGTACCAAACGCCTTAAGTCCAGGCTGTTCTTATGAGCCGACGGCATTAGCCGCGGGCATGGTGAAATCGGCGTTAAAAGGTCCACGACTAGCGCCGTCGGCTCAGTTCATCCGCGTTGACAACCCGATGGAACGGAGCGAGGGCATTGGCTCTAGCACCGCTCGATCGTTACGGCGGTGTGTTTGAACGAGGGGCAATTGCTCGAAGCATCAGTGCTGGTCATCGGGATCAACGGATTGGCTTCGGGGTAATACATCGCCACACAGCCACGCGGAATCGGGTACTCGACGACTTGAAAATCTTGTAGCGTCCGAGTCTCTCCGGCGTGATGGCTGGTCACCGCGACGGGGTCTCGCGATTGCAATCCCTTTGCTCGCATGTCTTCGGCATTCATCATCACCACGCGGCGAGCGTTCAGGATCCCGCGATAGCGATCGTGGTTGCCATAGATCGTCGTGTTGAATTGATCGTGGCTCCGCACCGTGGTCATTGCGAATTGGCCCGGTTGGATCGTGTCGGGCGGAATCGGATTGACGGTGAAATTGGCTTTTCCGGTGTCGGTATTGAACTGTCGCTCGCGAGCCGCGTTGGGCAAGTAGAACCCGCCTGGCTGACGGACTTTTTCGTTGTAGTTTTCGCAGCCATCGATCACGGCGGCGATGCCCTCGCGAATCAAGTCGTAATCGTTTGCCCAGTCGCGCCATGGATTCTTGGCACGGTCCCCCAGCGTGGCGGCGGCCATCTCGCAGACAATCGCCACCTCGTTTCGCAGGTCAGGCGATGCCGGAGTCAATTTGCCTTGCGACGACTGAACCACGCCCATGGAATTCTCGGTGCTGGTGAATTGTTTGCGTGCCGGTTTTCCGTCACTTGATTCACGAACGTCTTCTTCGGTTCGACCCAAACAGGGCAGGATCAGCGATTGACGGCCGGCTACCAAATCGGCTCGATTCAGCTTGGTTCCGATCCGTACATTCAATCGAGTCTTCGCTAACCCTTCGGCGGCATAACGGGTGTCCGGCAGCGCCATCAAGAAGTTGCCTCCGAGCGAAACGAAGACATCGATCTCACCACGATGCAGTGCCAACGCAGTCCGCTGAGAATCAAAACCGTGCTTTCGCGGCGGATCAAAATCAAACACCGATTGCAGGCGATCCAACAGCGCATCCTTCGGCTGTTCCCACACGCCCATCGTGCGATCGCCTTGGACGTTGCTATGTCCGCGGACGCAGCATGGTCCCGCACCCGGTTTGCCGATCGCACCTCGCAACAGCAACAAGTTCAACATCTCCGCAACGTTCTGCGTCCCGTTGGTGTGCTGAGTCACCCCGAGACACCAGCACAGAATGATTTTCTCGGACGAACGAACCCAGTCGGCTGCCTGCCGCATCGATTCGCGATCGATCCCACTGCGGGCCATCAAGGTATCCCAATCCGCACTTCGCAGGTCATTTAGTAATTCATCGAGACCGGCGGCGTGGGTGTTGACGAAACTCCAATCGATCACCGAGCCCGGCGAGGCATCTTCCCACTCGATCATCTGCTTCATGATCCCTTTGAATAGCGGGATGTCGCCATTGATTTTGACCTGCAAAAACAGGTCGGTTAACTCGGTGGCGACGCCCAGCATCCCCAGGGCTTCCTGTGGATTCATGAACCCCATCAACCCGGCTTCGGGAAGCGGATTGATGGCAATGATCTTGGCGCCGTTGCGTTTGGCTTTCTGCAACGCAATCAGTTGTCGCGGATGGTTGGTT is a window of Novipirellula caenicola DNA encoding:
- a CDS encoding fructose bisphosphate aldolase codes for the protein MSPFEQQLHVIRTRPGFIAALDQSGGSTPKALGQYGIDESAWSNDEEMFAIVHQMRTRILTSDSLTKDRIIGAILFEDTLRRQVEGRPTGDYLWNVKQIVPFLKVDEGLAEQSDGVQLMKPMPKLDAKLELAKQQPVFGTKMRSVIHTANESGVDAIVEQQFEYGKKIAAAGFVPIIEPEVDIHSEEKAAAEDLLSAALINQLDRLDGKTLVMLKLTLPEKDNLYLNCVEHPAVVKVVALSGGYSREEADKRLRKQAHVVASFSRALLQDLRADQTQHEFDEALARAVQSIFDASMTPHAL
- a CDS encoding FdhF/YdeP family oxidoreductase, whose translation is MSLAEKTDHVVATAIPTNHGDVWLLPAKSDDQLKLKPVKRKSTGVSAVLNSFRYAWGEAGMVRGTLPLLQLNQKQGIDCPGCAWPDHDGKRATFDYCENGAKAVAHEADTRKLTADFFRSHSVSELSTHTDYWLEQQGRLTEPMVLRENATHYEPIAWADAYAMIADELNSLSSPDRAAFYTSGKATNEAAFSYQLLARQFGTNNLPDCSNMCHESSGRALTKMIGSGKGTVKLDDFEQAELVLVVGQNPGTNHPRQLIALQKAKRNGAKIIAINPLPEAGLMGFMNPQEALGMLGVATELTDLFLQVKINGDIPLFKGIMKQMIEWEDASPGSVIDWSFVNTHAAGLDELLNDLRSADWDTLMARSGIDRESMRQAADWVRSSEKIILCWCLGVTQHTNGTQNVAEMLNLLLLRGAIGKPGAGPCCVRGHSNVQGDRTMGVWEQPKDALLDRLQSVFDFDPPRKHGFDSQRTALALHRGEIDVFVSLGGNFLMALPDTRYAAEGLAKTRLNVRIGTKLNRADLVAGRQSLILPCLGRTEEDVRESSDGKPARKQFTSTENSMGVVQSSQGKLTPASPDLRNEVAIVCEMAAATLGDRAKNPWRDWANDYDLIREGIAAVIDGCENYNEKVRQPGGFYLPNAARERQFNTDTGKANFTVNPIPPDTIQPGQFAMTTVRSHDQFNTTIYGNHDRYRGILNARRVVMMNAEDMRAKGLQSRDPVAVTSHHAGETRTLQDFQVVEYPIPRGCVAMYYPEANPLIPMTSTDASSNCPSFKHTAVTIERC
- a CDS encoding DNA-3-methyladenine glycosylase 2 family protein, coding for MNRTKPRIFTSRTLKRYCRDLAAIEPVFGQIIDRHGYPPMWRRDPGFETLARIILEQQVSLASAQTTFTRLTAQLGSVTPKAIQKAEDDVLRGCGVSRQKARYLRELASAVQSKTLVLDALPMMPDDEVRAALTAVIGIGHWSASVYLMLALNRTDLFPLGDVALVNSMLHEFALQTASDNKRTLPPSADVTQLEARVQQWSPNRTIAAYMLWHAYIQRKGITVFA